A portion of the Kribbella jejuensis genome contains these proteins:
- a CDS encoding fructosamine kinase family protein, giving the protein MLTAPWLDGLRLGEPISAVPLEGGYASKTFRVRTTRGRTVVVKTQDDVPADLYALEADGLDALRTPGGFAVPSVLRVTPTYIVLTDLGTSEPSPTYWEDAGRALALQHQRTADRFGYYRDNYLGVLAQRNPWTTDGHAFFAEHRLLRYLEEPNCHRQLPAEDRRRLERVAHRLGELIPPQRPSLLHGDLWHGNLLPDLTGRPALIDPAVYYGWPEAELATLLIYNQVSPVLFKAYEEVHPLTSGWRGRLPLLHLRELLCITAHSPDRPETVAEISSILKDFD; this is encoded by the coding sequence GTGCTGACTGCTCCATGGCTCGATGGCCTCCGTTTGGGCGAACCGATCTCCGCCGTTCCGCTCGAAGGTGGGTACGCGAGCAAGACCTTCCGGGTGCGGACCACGCGGGGCCGCACGGTGGTCGTGAAGACGCAGGACGACGTACCGGCGGACCTGTACGCGCTGGAGGCCGACGGGCTCGACGCACTGCGCACGCCGGGCGGGTTCGCCGTACCTTCCGTTCTCCGGGTGACGCCGACGTACATCGTTCTGACGGACCTCGGTACGTCGGAACCGTCGCCGACGTACTGGGAGGACGCGGGGCGGGCGCTGGCGCTGCAGCACCAACGGACTGCGGACAGGTTCGGGTACTACCGGGACAACTACCTCGGCGTACTCGCGCAGCGGAACCCGTGGACGACGGACGGGCACGCGTTCTTCGCGGAGCACCGGCTGCTGCGGTACCTCGAGGAGCCGAACTGTCACCGCCAGCTCCCGGCCGAGGACCGCCGCCGCCTGGAACGAGTCGCCCATCGGCTCGGGGAGCTGATCCCGCCGCAGCGCCCGTCCCTGCTGCACGGCGACCTGTGGCACGGGAACCTGCTACCCGACCTGACCGGAAGGCCCGCACTGATAGACCCGGCGGTGTACTACGGCTGGCCCGAGGCCGAACTGGCCACCTTGCTGATCTACAACCAGGTCTCGCCCGTCCTCTTCAAGGCCTACGAGGAGGTCCATCCGCTGACCTCCGGGTGGCGCGGCCGGCTGCCGCTCCTGCACCTGCGTGAGCTCCTCTGCATCACCGCACACTCCCCCGACCGGCCGGAAACCGTCGCCGAGATCTCCTCCATTCTCAAAGACTTTGATTGA
- a CDS encoding elongation factor G codes for MGIVAHVDAGKTSLTERLLFAAGVVDRVGRVDDGNTRTDSMDLERKRGITIRSAVVAFRLGELPMNLIDTPGHSDFIAEVERALSVLDGAVLVISAVEGVQPQTRLLMRTLDRLRIPTLLFVNKTDRVGARYDDLLADIRRLLTPAAVPMQTVPELGTRAATVVPLPTQRSELGEILAERNDEFLEQYLEGTADQVAELANQVASAAAHPVYFGSAMTGVGIDELIDGIRTWLPRATGSPNDDLSARVFKVERVAAGQKLASARIVSGSLTARTPVAVHPVDGPEYRTRPSGIELYADGARTPVDRVEAGQIVALRGLKDIRIGDQLGVRTTYTQRLFAPPTLETVVSARDRVRLFQALTQLAEQDPLIRIRKAEEITVSLYGEVQKEVIASLLESEYGVDVTFSETTPIHVERLNGTGEAIREITEGPWAAGVGFRVSPVAEGIEYELEVELGGLPRAFHTAIEETVRQTLHQGLYGWEIPNIRVDLIHTAYWSPVTVAADFRRLVPVVLMQAIAAAGTTVLEPLNHFELDVPPDTVARMMAHVAEHRGVVSLVDRTHLEGTIPAATTHAFEAQLPHLGRGEALLATSFDSYSPVPGAPPIRHRTDGNPLNEKQYLLHLNQSL; via the coding sequence ATGGGCATTGTTGCGCATGTCGACGCCGGTAAGACCAGCCTGACCGAGCGGCTGCTGTTCGCGGCCGGGGTCGTCGACCGGGTCGGCCGGGTCGACGACGGGAACACCCGGACCGACTCGATGGACCTGGAGCGCAAGCGCGGGATCACGATCCGCTCCGCGGTGGTGGCGTTCCGGCTCGGGGAGCTGCCGATGAACCTGATCGACACGCCCGGACACTCGGACTTCATCGCCGAGGTGGAGCGGGCGCTGTCGGTGCTCGACGGCGCCGTGCTGGTGATCTCCGCGGTCGAGGGCGTGCAGCCGCAGACCCGGTTGCTGATGCGCACGCTGGACCGGCTGCGGATCCCGACGTTGCTGTTCGTGAACAAGACCGACCGGGTCGGCGCCCGGTACGACGACCTGCTCGCCGATATCCGCCGCCTGCTCACGCCGGCCGCCGTACCGATGCAGACGGTGCCGGAGCTGGGCACCCGCGCCGCGACCGTCGTACCGCTGCCGACCCAGCGCAGCGAGCTCGGCGAGATCCTTGCCGAGCGCAACGACGAGTTCCTCGAGCAGTACCTCGAAGGTACCGCCGACCAGGTGGCGGAGTTGGCCAACCAGGTCGCGAGCGCCGCAGCGCATCCGGTGTACTTCGGATCCGCGATGACCGGCGTCGGGATCGACGAGCTGATCGACGGCATCCGCACCTGGTTGCCGCGCGCAACCGGTTCGCCGAACGACGACCTGAGCGCGCGCGTCTTCAAGGTCGAGCGGGTCGCCGCCGGCCAGAAGCTCGCGTCCGCGCGGATCGTCTCCGGCAGCCTCACCGCCCGTACGCCGGTCGCGGTCCATCCGGTCGACGGCCCGGAGTACCGGACCCGTCCGAGCGGGATCGAGCTGTACGCCGACGGCGCCCGGACGCCCGTCGACCGCGTCGAGGCCGGGCAGATCGTCGCGCTGCGGGGCCTGAAGGACATCCGGATCGGCGATCAGCTCGGCGTACGGACGACGTACACGCAAAGGCTGTTCGCGCCGCCGACGCTGGAGACCGTGGTGAGCGCACGGGACCGAGTGCGCCTGTTCCAGGCGCTGACGCAGCTCGCCGAGCAGGATCCGCTGATCCGCATCCGCAAGGCCGAAGAGATCACGGTCAGCCTGTACGGCGAGGTACAGAAGGAGGTGATCGCCTCGCTGCTGGAGTCGGAGTACGGCGTCGACGTCACGTTCAGCGAGACGACCCCGATCCACGTCGAACGGCTGAACGGCACCGGCGAGGCGATCCGCGAGATCACCGAAGGCCCGTGGGCAGCAGGTGTCGGGTTCCGCGTCTCACCAGTTGCCGAAGGCATCGAGTACGAGCTGGAGGTCGAGCTCGGCGGGTTGCCGCGGGCGTTCCACACCGCGATCGAGGAAACGGTCCGCCAGACGCTGCACCAGGGCCTGTACGGCTGGGAGATCCCGAACATCCGGGTCGACCTGATCCACACCGCGTACTGGAGTCCGGTCACCGTTGCGGCCGACTTCCGGCGCCTCGTCCCCGTCGTTCTGATGCAGGCCATCGCCGCCGCGGGGACGACCGTGCTCGAGCCGTTGAATCACTTCGAGCTGGACGTGCCGCCGGACACAGTCGCGCGGATGATGGCGCACGTCGCCGAACACCGTGGGGTCGTCTCGCTCGTCGACCGGACCCATCTCGAGGGCACGATCCCGGCCGCGACCACGCACGCCTTCGAGGCCCAGTTGCCGCACCTCGGCCGCGGCGAAGCGCTCCTGGCGACCAGCTTCGACAGCTACAGCCCGGTCCCGGGTGCTCCGCCGATCCGGCACCGGACCGACGGCAACCCGCTCAACGAGAAGCAGTACCTGCTGCACCTCAATCAAAGTCTTTGA
- a CDS encoding type II toxin-antitoxin system VapC family toxin, producing the protein MSASPGTARLLLDTHVLLWWAQDSDELADDLKERIDTELEVYVSAATMWELSIKAAAGKIDLPDDLAEWAEQSGLRALPIDMTHAVLAGMLPMIHRDPFDRMLVAQALAEKLTLVTRDRFIQKYDVPILEA; encoded by the coding sequence GTGAGCGCGTCGCCGGGTACTGCTCGGCTGCTGCTGGACACCCATGTGCTGCTCTGGTGGGCGCAGGACAGCGACGAGCTCGCGGACGACTTGAAGGAGCGGATCGACACCGAGCTGGAGGTCTACGTCAGCGCGGCGACGATGTGGGAGCTGTCGATCAAGGCGGCGGCCGGGAAGATCGACCTGCCGGACGATCTGGCTGAATGGGCCGAGCAGAGTGGTTTGAGAGCGCTGCCGATCGACATGACGCATGCAGTCCTGGCGGGCATGTTGCCGATGATCCACCGGGATCCGTTCGATCGGATGCTCGTCGCGCAGGCGCTGGCTGAGAAGTTGACGCTGGTGACCCGCGACCGGTTCATCCAGAAGTACGACGTGCCCATCCTCGAGGCCTGA
- a CDS encoding type II toxin-antitoxin system Phd/YefM family antitoxin: MSELAQYNMHEAKSQLSRIVERVEHGETVVISRAGKPVAKVVPLTDVRRRTGRGSLAGRISYAHDWDSAEVNEEIAADFGLLS; this comes from the coding sequence ATGAGTGAGCTGGCGCAGTACAACATGCATGAAGCGAAGTCCCAGCTGTCCCGGATCGTCGAACGGGTCGAGCACGGTGAGACCGTCGTCATCAGCCGGGCGGGCAAGCCAGTCGCCAAGGTCGTCCCCCTGACGGATGTGCGGCGGCGGACGGGGCGCGGTTCGCTGGCCGGCCGGATCAGCTACGCCCACGACTGGGACTCGGCCGAGGTGAACGAGGAGATCGCCGCCGACTTCGGCCTGCTGTCGTGA
- a CDS encoding 4-(cytidine 5'-diphospho)-2-C-methyl-D-erythritol kinase, whose product MSPSAEVTVRAPAKINLGLSVGPPRPDGFHPLATVYQAVALYDDVTAVLRDDDGEVSVEISGDFADDVPTDETNLAVRAAQLLQAEYDVDEGVDLTIRKTIPVAGGMAGGSTDAAATLVACNRLWGLQLTQTELQHHAAELGSDVPFCLVGHTALGQGRGEQVTEVMSRGTFHWVFAIAEGGLSTPEVYGQLDRMRPLRRVEPPQVRPELLSALLSGQPGALAVALSNDLQAAALALRPELGETLQFGLDHGALAAQISGSGPTCLFLAADSRSAVDLAVDLAESGLCRMVRQAEGPVPGARILPAIVSR is encoded by the coding sequence GTGTCACCTTCTGCTGAGGTCACGGTGCGGGCGCCGGCCAAGATCAATCTCGGTCTGTCGGTCGGTCCGCCGCGCCCCGACGGGTTCCACCCGCTCGCCACGGTGTACCAGGCCGTTGCCCTGTACGACGACGTCACCGCCGTACTGCGCGACGACGACGGCGAGGTCTCGGTGGAGATCTCCGGTGACTTCGCGGACGACGTACCGACCGACGAGACGAACCTCGCGGTCCGGGCGGCGCAGCTGCTGCAGGCCGAGTACGACGTGGACGAGGGCGTCGACCTGACGATCCGCAAGACGATCCCGGTCGCGGGCGGGATGGCCGGCGGGTCGACCGACGCGGCCGCGACGCTGGTGGCGTGCAACCGGCTGTGGGGCCTGCAGCTGACCCAGACCGAGCTGCAGCACCACGCGGCCGAGCTCGGCAGCGACGTACCGTTCTGCCTGGTCGGGCACACCGCGCTCGGTCAGGGCCGCGGCGAGCAGGTCACCGAGGTGATGTCCCGCGGCACGTTCCACTGGGTGTTCGCGATCGCCGAGGGCGGGTTGTCCACGCCGGAGGTGTACGGGCAACTCGACCGGATGCGCCCGCTCCGCCGGGTCGAGCCGCCGCAGGTCCGCCCGGAGCTGCTGTCGGCGCTGCTGTCCGGCCAGCCCGGTGCGTTGGCGGTTGCCCTCAGCAACGACCTGCAGGCGGCCGCGCTCGCGCTCCGCCCGGAACTCGGCGAGACCCTCCAGTTCGGCCTGGACCACGGCGCCCTGGCCGCCCAGATCTCCGGCTCCGGCCCCACCTGCCTGTTCCTCGCCGCCGACAGCCGCAGCGCCGTCGACCTGGCCGTCGACCTCGCCGAATCCGGCCTCTGCCGGATGGTCCGCCAAGCCGAAGGCCCCGTCCCCGGCGCCCGCATCCTCCCGGCCATCGTCAGCCGGTAG
- the rsmA gene encoding 16S rRNA (adenine(1518)-N(6)/adenine(1519)-N(6))-dimethyltransferase RsmA, translating into MSSSDSSTAAGPRLLGPADVRSLAAALGVRPTKQRGQNFVIDPNTVRRIVRAADLTEGEHVLEIGPGLGSLTLALLAEGHSVTAVEIDPLLAQALPSTVASYAPEQAAKLTVVEADAMDVGPDQIGTPTACVANLPYNVAVPVLLHLLEVSDSLRHGLVMVQSEVADRLAAPPGSRTYGVPSAKAAWYAEVRRAGPIGRNVFWPAPNVDSGLVAFERRDPPATAATREQTFAVIEAAFSQRRKTVRSALARWLPDRARLDEIFATTGIDPQLRGEMLSIEQFAALAGARH; encoded by the coding sequence GTGAGCTCGTCGGATTCATCCACAGCAGCCGGACCGAGATTGCTCGGTCCGGCTGATGTGCGTTCGCTGGCCGCCGCGCTCGGGGTCCGCCCGACCAAGCAGCGCGGCCAGAACTTCGTCATCGACCCGAACACCGTCCGCCGGATCGTCCGCGCCGCCGACCTCACCGAGGGTGAGCACGTGCTGGAGATCGGCCCGGGCCTCGGTTCGCTGACGCTGGCGCTGCTCGCCGAAGGGCACTCGGTCACCGCGGTCGAGATCGACCCGCTGCTCGCGCAGGCGCTCCCGTCGACAGTCGCCTCCTACGCCCCCGAACAGGCCGCCAAGCTCACCGTGGTCGAGGCGGATGCGATGGACGTCGGTCCGGACCAGATCGGTACGCCGACCGCCTGCGTCGCGAACCTGCCGTACAACGTCGCCGTACCGGTCCTGCTGCATCTGCTCGAGGTCTCGGACTCGCTGCGGCACGGGCTCGTGATGGTGCAGTCCGAGGTGGCGGACCGGCTGGCGGCGCCGCCCGGCTCCCGGACGTACGGCGTACCGTCCGCGAAGGCCGCCTGGTACGCCGAGGTGCGCCGGGCCGGGCCGATCGGGCGGAACGTGTTCTGGCCGGCCCCGAACGTCGACTCCGGGCTGGTCGCGTTCGAACGCCGCGACCCGCCGGCGACCGCGGCGACCCGCGAGCAGACGTTCGCCGTGATCGAGGCCGCGTTCTCGCAGCGCCGCAAGACGGTCCGCTCCGCACTGGCCCGCTGGCTGCCCGACCGCGCCCGCCTGGACGAGATCTTCGCAACCACCGGCATCGACCCACAACTCCGCGGCGAGATGCTCAGCATCGAGCAGTTCGCCGCCCTGGCCGGTGCCAGGCACTAG
- a CDS encoding resuscitation-promoting factor — MRKSIIVAVGATAALAVAGGSVAYASKSKTVSISVDGQVRKVHTFGSTVADALKAEKVQVGAHDNVAPSLDSKLQDGQEIAVQYGRQLTVNADGTKKAYWTTADSVNEALADLGLRYDGAQLSTSRSAPLGRQGLELTVTTPKTVQIVHLGKIVTIKSLANTVGQALTQAKIAWDADDRITPAAATPLKLGVNKIGFVQVLQKTVTKTEAVAHGTDKTESATLLEGTTKTTTKGTDGSKTVTYLYTYLDGKLSTTKVVASKVVTQAVDEQVVVGTKPKPAETTTTTDTKPPATSTGGSGAWDRIAACESGGNWAANTGNGYYGGLQFDHGTWAAYGGTAYANNANGASKAQQIAIAEKVKADRGGYGAWPVCGKKA, encoded by the coding sequence GTGCGTAAGTCCATCATCGTGGCCGTCGGTGCGACGGCTGCGTTAGCCGTCGCGGGTGGCTCCGTGGCCTATGCCTCGAAGAGCAAGACCGTGAGCATCTCCGTCGACGGCCAGGTGCGGAAGGTGCACACCTTCGGCTCCACCGTGGCAGACGCCCTGAAGGCCGAGAAAGTTCAGGTCGGTGCCCACGACAACGTCGCGCCGTCGCTGGACTCGAAGCTGCAGGACGGCCAGGAGATCGCCGTGCAGTACGGTCGCCAGCTGACCGTGAACGCCGACGGCACCAAGAAGGCGTACTGGACCACCGCCGACAGCGTCAACGAGGCGCTCGCCGACCTCGGCCTGCGCTACGACGGGGCTCAGCTGTCCACCAGCCGGAGCGCCCCGCTCGGCCGCCAGGGTCTGGAGCTGACCGTCACCACGCCGAAGACCGTGCAGATCGTGCACCTCGGCAAGATCGTGACGATCAAGTCGCTGGCGAACACCGTCGGGCAGGCCCTGACGCAGGCGAAGATCGCCTGGGACGCCGACGACCGGATCACCCCGGCCGCGGCCACCCCGCTGAAGCTCGGCGTGAACAAGATCGGTTTCGTGCAGGTCCTGCAGAAGACCGTCACCAAGACCGAGGCCGTTGCGCACGGCACCGACAAGACCGAGTCGGCGACGCTGCTCGAGGGCACGACCAAGACCACGACCAAGGGCACGGACGGTTCGAAGACCGTCACGTACCTGTACACCTACCTGGACGGCAAGCTGTCGACCACGAAGGTGGTCGCGTCGAAGGTCGTCACTCAGGCGGTCGACGAGCAGGTCGTGGTCGGTACGAAGCCGAAGCCGGCCGAGACGACCACGACGACCGACACCAAGCCGCCGGCGACCAGCACGGGTGGCAGCGGTGCCTGGGACCGGATCGCCGCGTGCGAGTCCGGCGGCAACTGGGCCGCGAACACCGGCAACGGGTACTACGGCGGTCTGCAGTTCGACCACGGCACCTGGGCGGCCTACGGCGGTACGGCGTACGCCAACAACGCCAACGGTGCGTCGAAGGCGCAGCAGATCGCGATCGCGGAGAAGGTCAAGGCCGACCGCGGCGGGTACGGGGCGTGGCCGGTGTGCGGCAAGAAGGCGTGA
- a CDS encoding nitroreductase family protein, with translation MEFRDVVRRRRMVRNYDPDRPVPDEVRERILENGLRAPSGGFSQGWAFLTLEGDERERYWRISAEDPDEKYVEWITGLRRAPLLILAFAHKDAYLDRYTEPDKGWTDRDEGRWTAPYWYVDTGMAVLLMLQTVVDEGLGACFFGPPADKVGRLLKEFGVPEGFDLVGVLSVGYRAPDKRSPSLKRGRRTTAEVVHRGHWGNHTA, from the coding sequence ATGGAGTTCAGGGACGTAGTGCGACGGCGGCGGATGGTCAGGAACTACGACCCCGACCGGCCGGTGCCGGACGAGGTGCGCGAGCGGATCCTGGAGAACGGTCTCCGGGCGCCGTCGGGCGGGTTCAGTCAGGGGTGGGCGTTCCTGACCTTGGAGGGCGACGAGCGAGAGCGGTACTGGCGGATCTCGGCCGAGGATCCGGACGAGAAGTATGTTGAATGGATCACAGGGCTGCGCCGCGCGCCGCTGCTGATCCTGGCATTCGCGCACAAGGACGCGTACCTCGATCGGTACACCGAACCGGACAAGGGCTGGACCGATCGGGACGAGGGTCGCTGGACCGCGCCGTACTGGTACGTCGACACCGGGATGGCCGTCCTGCTGATGCTGCAGACAGTGGTCGACGAAGGCCTAGGAGCCTGCTTTTTCGGGCCTCCTGCGGACAAAGTGGGCCGGCTGCTGAAGGAGTTCGGGGTCCCCGAGGGGTTTGATCTGGTCGGGGTTCTGTCGGTCGGGTACCGGGCTCCGGACAAGCGTTCGCCGTCCCTCAAAAGGGGCCGCCGGACGACCGCCGAAGTGGTGCATCGGGGCCATTGGGGCAATCACACGGCGTGA
- a CDS encoding TatD family hydrolase gives MGVDGVEVGRPTRERAAVGEDGRSRDRSRPAAPDPLPMSVVDAHCHLDIADGEDGAWLSPAEAIKLAASVSVTRIVQVGCDLPGAKWAVEAAAQYQNLIAGVALHPNEAPKLKAAGELDSALAEIERLASSSAKVRVIGETGLDYFRTGADGQAAQHESFAAHIELAKRLDKTLMIHDRDAHDDVLRILDREGVPDRLVMHCFSGDTEFARECVNRGAFLSFAGVVTFKNAQSLRDALATTPLDRILVETDAPYLTPSPYRGKPNASYLIPHTVRRMADVLNISVPELCESLNNNANRAFGGAW, from the coding sequence ATGGGTGTTGATGGTGTTGAGGTGGGGCGGCCTACGCGGGAGCGGGCGGCCGTCGGGGAGGACGGGCGGTCGCGGGATCGGAGTCGGCCGGCGGCGCCCGATCCGTTGCCGATGAGTGTGGTGGATGCGCATTGCCACCTGGACATCGCGGACGGGGAGGACGGGGCCTGGTTGAGTCCGGCCGAGGCGATCAAGTTGGCGGCGTCGGTGAGCGTGACCCGGATCGTGCAGGTCGGGTGTGATCTGCCTGGTGCCAAGTGGGCCGTCGAGGCGGCCGCGCAGTACCAGAACCTGATCGCCGGAGTCGCCCTGCACCCGAACGAGGCGCCCAAGTTGAAGGCGGCCGGTGAGCTCGACAGTGCGCTCGCGGAGATCGAGCGGCTGGCGTCGAGTTCGGCGAAGGTACGGGTGATCGGCGAGACCGGCCTCGACTACTTCCGGACCGGAGCGGACGGGCAGGCGGCTCAGCACGAGTCGTTCGCGGCGCACATCGAGCTGGCGAAGCGGCTCGACAAGACGTTGATGATCCACGACCGGGACGCGCATGACGACGTACTGCGGATTCTCGATCGCGAGGGTGTACCCGATCGGCTCGTGATGCACTGCTTCTCGGGCGACACCGAGTTCGCGCGCGAATGCGTGAACCGCGGCGCGTTCCTGAGCTTCGCCGGCGTCGTCACGTTCAAGAATGCCCAATCCCTGCGGGACGCGCTCGCGACCACCCCGCTCGACCGGATCCTGGTCGAGACCGACGCGCCTTACCTGACCCCGTCCCCGTACCGCGGCAAGCCGAACGCGTCGTACCTGATCCCGCACACCGTCCGCAGGATGGCCGACGTCCTCAACATCTCCGTACCCGAACTCTGCGAGTCCCTGAACAACAACGCGAACCGCGCCTTCGGCGGAGCCTGGTAA
- a CDS encoding type IV toxin-antitoxin system AbiEi family antitoxin domain-containing protein, protein MNLELQTLAMQRGGWFTRADALVAGYSDADLRTYVASGRWIRIVRGAYAEPGPAVEAMPPWERASWRHALAARAVYVRLGGRAVVSHQSALLLHGVRVSDLDLRRVHMTRRHGPGRSDAAVCQHAARPRVDVVVKLDGVRTTLPARAVIETVRATAYPVAVSVVDQALRLRLATRQDLADALEPFARRSGIRTAARAVLFGDGRAESVGESRLRVLFADVGLPKPLPQAEIRDERGMLLARVDFLLEQYGVIVEFDGALKYGGGATALVAEKAREDRLRDLGYQVVRICWADLAQPATVHLRVRRAIARSGPVAGYVTATSL, encoded by the coding sequence ATGAATCTCGAACTGCAGACGCTCGCCATGCAGCGCGGCGGTTGGTTCACCCGGGCGGACGCGCTCGTTGCCGGGTACTCCGATGCCGACCTGCGCACATACGTCGCGTCCGGCCGGTGGATCCGCATCGTCCGCGGTGCGTACGCCGAACCCGGACCGGCCGTCGAAGCAATGCCGCCGTGGGAACGGGCGTCCTGGCGTCATGCGCTCGCCGCGCGGGCGGTATACGTGCGACTCGGCGGACGAGCTGTTGTGAGCCACCAGTCGGCGCTGCTGCTGCACGGCGTACGGGTCTCGGACCTCGACCTGCGCCGCGTCCACATGACCAGACGACACGGCCCCGGTCGTTCAGATGCGGCAGTGTGCCAGCACGCAGCCCGGCCGCGCGTCGACGTGGTGGTGAAGTTGGACGGCGTACGGACGACGCTCCCCGCACGGGCCGTGATCGAGACCGTCCGGGCAACTGCGTATCCGGTTGCCGTGTCTGTCGTGGACCAAGCACTGAGATTGCGGCTCGCCACGCGACAGGACCTGGCCGATGCGCTCGAGCCGTTCGCTCGCCGGAGCGGTATCCGCACCGCGGCGCGAGCGGTCCTCTTCGGCGACGGCCGCGCGGAATCGGTCGGCGAGTCGCGGCTGCGAGTACTGTTCGCGGACGTCGGCCTGCCCAAACCGCTGCCACAGGCCGAGATCCGCGACGAGCGGGGGATGCTTCTGGCCCGGGTCGACTTCCTGCTCGAGCAGTACGGCGTCATCGTCGAATTCGACGGAGCCCTCAAGTACGGCGGCGGCGCTACCGCTCTCGTCGCGGAGAAGGCACGCGAGGACCGGCTGCGGGACCTGGGGTACCAAGTGGTCCGCATCTGCTGGGCAGATCTGGCCCAGCCGGCCACCGTCCACCTCCGAGTCCGCCGAGCCATCGCACGCTCCGGTCCGGTGGCGGGTTATGTCACCGCTACCAGCCTGTAG
- a CDS encoding SRPBCC family protein, which produces MTGFVAVAEVDIEASAERVWGVLTDPEQLKELWFGAEVETDWQVGSPITWSGEWEGKPFQDKGEILAIEPGRLLRLTHFSPLTGQPDVPENYHTLTYTLTGNTHLKLEQDNNGSEEEAKHAQGMWESLVTKVKEAAEA; this is translated from the coding sequence ATGACTGGGTTTGTTGCGGTGGCTGAGGTTGATATTGAGGCTTCGGCTGAGCGGGTGTGGGGCGTGTTGACGGATCCCGAGCAGTTGAAGGAGTTGTGGTTCGGGGCTGAGGTGGAGACGGACTGGCAGGTGGGGAGTCCGATTACGTGGAGTGGGGAGTGGGAAGGTAAGCCCTTCCAGGACAAGGGCGAGATTCTCGCGATCGAGCCGGGGCGGTTGTTGCGGCTGACGCATTTCAGTCCGCTCACCGGGCAACCCGACGTACCGGAGAACTACCACACCCTCACCTACACGCTGACCGGCAATACGCACCTGAAGCTCGAGCAGGACAACAACGGCAGCGAAGAAGAGGCCAAGCATGCCCAAGGCATGTGGGAATCGCTCGTCACCAAGGTGAAGGAAGCCGCCGAGGCCTAG
- a CDS encoding helix-turn-helix domain-containing protein, giving the protein MTEPADFEHDLATQVLIELYSEIPPPSKLVTGHFHSGGDYRVVRPDGVGSWYLLYTASGTGRYLLGDNKLMLRHGDVVLVRPGTPHDYGTVGTYWESWWAHFQPRREWHSWLSLPQAMPGLSYVRLTRSSETDRVVSAFDRLHRDAQRAGLSPTGDTSLNLLDRSVATELTMNGIEEVLLTAVASLRREIQHLDPRVHLVLEAITADPARPHTLTSLAGLAQVSVSRLAHLFKEQVGDSIMNVVLALRLQRAAELLGATDLTVAQIAAAVGFESPHYLTRQFTRRYGTPPTTHRQKSRTPELELY; this is encoded by the coding sequence ATGACGGAGCCTGCTGACTTCGAGCACGATCTTGCTACCCAGGTGCTGATCGAGCTGTACAGCGAGATCCCGCCGCCGAGCAAACTCGTGACCGGGCATTTCCACAGCGGCGGCGACTACCGCGTCGTACGGCCGGACGGTGTGGGCAGCTGGTACCTGCTGTACACCGCGTCGGGGACCGGCCGGTACCTGCTCGGAGACAACAAGCTGATGCTGCGGCACGGGGACGTCGTACTCGTGCGGCCGGGGACGCCGCACGACTACGGGACCGTGGGGACGTACTGGGAGTCGTGGTGGGCGCACTTCCAGCCGCGGCGGGAGTGGCACTCGTGGCTGTCGTTGCCGCAGGCAATGCCCGGGTTGTCGTACGTACGACTCACCCGGTCGTCGGAGACCGACCGGGTGGTGTCCGCGTTCGACCGGCTGCACCGCGACGCGCAGCGCGCCGGGTTGTCGCCGACCGGCGATACCTCGCTCAACCTGCTCGATCGGAGCGTCGCGACCGAACTCACCATGAACGGCATCGAGGAGGTGCTGCTCACCGCCGTCGCGAGCCTGCGCCGGGAGATCCAGCACCTGGACCCACGCGTCCACCTCGTGCTCGAAGCAATCACTGCCGACCCGGCGCGCCCACACACGCTGACGTCGCTGGCGGGGCTGGCGCAGGTCTCCGTCTCCCGCCTCGCCCACCTGTTCAAGGAACAGGTCGGCGACTCGATCATGAACGTCGTACTCGCCCTACGCCTCCAACGCGCCGCCGAACTCCTCGGCGCCACCGACCTGACCGTCGCCCAGATCGCCGCCGCCGTCGGCTTCGAGTCCCCCCACTACCTCACCCGCCAATTCACCCGCCGCTACGGCACCCCACCCACCACCCACCGCCAAAAATCCCGAACCCCAGAACTGGAGCTGTACTAA